The Desmodus rotundus isolate HL8 chromosome 3, HLdesRot8A.1, whole genome shotgun sequence genome includes a region encoding these proteins:
- the MYLIP gene encoding E3 ubiquitin-protein ligase MYLIP: MLCYVTRPDAVLMEVEVEAKANGEDCLNQVCRRLGIIEVDYFGLQFTGSKGESLWLNLRNRISQQMDGLAPYRLKLRVKFFVEPHLILQEQTRHIFFLHIKEALLAGHLQCSPEQAVELSALLAQTKFGDYNQNTAKYSYEELCAKELSTTALNSIVAKHKELEGTSQASAEYQVLQIVSAMENYGIEWHSVRDSEGQRLLIGVGPEGISICKDDFSPINRIAYPVVQMATQSGKNVYLTVTKESGNSIVLLFKMISTRAASGLYRAITETHAFYRCDTVTSAVMMQYSRDLKGHLASLFLNENINLGKKYVFDIKRTSKEVYDHARRALYNAGVVDLVSRSDHSPPSSPLKSSEGGMNCRSCEGLSCQQTRVLQEKLRKLKEAMLCMLCCGEEINSAFCPCGHTVCCESCAAQLQSCPVCRSRVEHVQHVYLPTHTSLLNLAII, from the exons gtgtgcagGCGATTGGGAATTATAGAAGTTGATTATTTTGGACTGCAGTTTACGGGTAGCAAAGGTGAGAGTTTATGGCTAAATCTGAGAAACCGGATCTCCCAGCAGATGGATGGGCTAGCCCCTTACCGGCTTAAACTGCGAGTCAAGTTCTTCGTGGAGCCTCATCTCATCTTACAGGAGCAGACTAG GCATATCTTTTTCTTGCATATCAAGGAAGCCCTCCTGGCCGGCCACCTCCAGTGTTCCCCAGAGCAGGCAGTGGAACTCAGCGCCCTCCTGGCCCAGACCAAGTTTGGAGACTACAACCAGAACACTGCCAAGTACAGCTACGAGGAGCTGTGTGCAAAGGAGCTTTCTACCACAGCCTTGAACAG CATTGTTGCAAAGCATAAGGAGTTGGAGGGGACCAGCCAGGCCTCTGCTGAGTACCAAGTCTTACAGATTGTGTCAGCGATGGAAAACTATGGCATAGAGTGGCATTCCGTGAGGGACAGCGAAGGGCAGAGACTCCTTATAGGAGTGGGACCTGAAGGAATTTCGATTTGTAAAGATGACTTCAGCCCAATTAACAG GATAGCTTACCCCGTAGTGCAGATGGCCACCCAGTCAGGAAAGAATGTGTACCTGACCGTCACCAAGGAGTCTGGCAACAGCATCGTGCTCCTGTTTAAGAtgatcagcaccagggcagccagCGGGCTCTACCGCGCAATCACGGAGACACATGCTTTCTACAG GTGTGACACAGTGACCAGTGCCGTCATGATGCAGTACAGTCGAGACTTGAAGGGCCACTTGGCATCTCTGTTTCTGAATGAAAACATTAACCTGGGCAAGAAGTATGTCTTCGATATTAAGAGAACATCGAAGGAGGTGTATGACCACGCCAGGAGGGCTCTGTACAATGCCGGTGTTGTGGACCTCGTCTCGAGAAGCGACCACAGCCCTCCCAGCTCACCGCTGAAGTCCTCGGAGGGCGGCATGAACTGCAGGAGCTGCGAGGGCCTGAGCTGCCAGCAGACCCGAGTGCTGCAGGAGAAGCTGCGCAAGCTGAAGGAGGCCATGCTGTGCATGCTGTGCTGCGGGGAGGAGATCAACTCGGCCTTCTGCCCCTGTGGGCACACCGTGTGCTGTGAGAGCTGTGCCGCCCAGCTCCAG TCGTGTCCTGTGTGCAGGTCGCGGGTGGAGCACGTTCAGCACGTCTATCTTCCGACTCACACCAGTCTTCTCAACCTGGCCATCATCTGA